Proteins from a genomic interval of Candidatus Borkfalkia ceftriaxoniphila:
- the glgA gene encoding glycogen synthase GlgA: MPKKTTADVKKTKKKDFETVAEISAPATVPEIEVTPKKKILFVASESTPFIATGGLAEVIGSLSRALAKNSDLDVRVVIPLYSDIATEYRSKMKYLGNIFVPLAWRNQYCGIFSYEKEGVIFYFLDNEYYFKRPGCYGYYDDGERFAFFSRSVLEIMPFLGFFPDVLHCHDWQAALAAVYLKTIYCFRPEYQFIRSLFTIHNIEYQGKYSLDILEDLFGISNSWRYLLEYDKCINLMKAAIECSEKFSTVSPRYAEEIKDPFYAHGLDPIVRRNEFKLTGILNGIDVDSYNSETDPAIFCNYTKEDPEPKKRCKEELQKMFNLPVKAETPIVAVISRLVSHKGLDLVKTVIEEILRQDVQVIILGKGDSMYENFFTDLAKNYVGKLVTVIAFNPDLSRKIYAGADLFLMPSKSEPCGLSQMIACRYGTVPVVRETGGLYDSIKPVSLGGNGFTFANYNAYDMLYVIREAIACYQNKEFWPELVKRVMNSDFSWQRSAGEYEKLYRSMLQ, from the coding sequence ATGCCCAAAAAAACAACGGCGGATGTGAAAAAGACTAAGAAGAAAGATTTCGAAACGGTTGCGGAAATTTCAGCGCCCGCAACTGTGCCCGAGATTGAAGTTACGCCGAAAAAGAAGATCCTTTTTGTGGCGTCGGAAAGTACGCCGTTCATCGCGACGGGAGGGCTTGCGGAAGTGATCGGCTCTCTTTCCCGAGCGCTCGCCAAAAACAGCGATCTGGACGTCCGCGTGGTCATTCCTTTGTATTCGGACATCGCGACGGAATACAGGAGCAAAATGAAATACCTCGGCAATATTTTCGTGCCGCTCGCATGGAGAAATCAATACTGCGGCATTTTCAGTTATGAAAAAGAGGGCGTGATTTTCTATTTCCTCGATAACGAATACTATTTCAAACGCCCCGGCTGCTACGGATATTACGACGACGGCGAGCGTTTCGCTTTCTTTTCGCGGAGCGTTCTGGAGATCATGCCGTTTCTCGGGTTCTTTCCCGACGTGCTGCATTGCCACGACTGGCAGGCGGCGCTCGCGGCGGTTTATCTGAAGACCATTTATTGTTTCCGTCCCGAATATCAGTTTATCCGCTCGCTGTTTACCATTCATAATATAGAATATCAAGGGAAATATTCGCTGGATATTTTGGAAGATCTGTTCGGTATTTCCAATTCCTGGCGCTATCTTTTAGAATACGATAAGTGCATCAATCTGATGAAAGCCGCTATCGAATGCAGCGAAAAATTTTCGACGGTCAGCCCTCGCTACGCCGAAGAGATCAAGGATCCGTTCTACGCGCACGGCCTCGATCCCATCGTGCGCCGCAACGAATTCAAACTGACGGGTATATTAAACGGTATCGACGTCGATTCTTATAACAGCGAGACCGATCCCGCTATTTTCTGCAACTATACCAAGGAAGATCCCGAACCCAAAAAGCGCTGCAAGGAAGAACTGCAAAAGATGTTCAATCTTCCCGTCAAGGCGGAAACGCCGATCGTCGCGGTAATTTCCCGCCTCGTTTCGCATAAGGGACTGGACCTTGTAAAGACCGTCATAGAAGAAATCCTGAGACAGGACGTACAGGTCATCATTCTCGGCAAAGGCGATTCGATGTACGAAAACTTTTTTACCGACCTTGCGAAAAACTACGTCGGGAAACTGGTCACCGTGATCGCGTTCAATCCCGATCTTTCCCGCAAAATTTATGCGGGTGCAGACCTTTTTTTGATGCCCTCGAAGTCGGAGCCTTGCGGTCTGTCGCAGATGATCGCGTGCCGTTACGGCACGGTGCCCGTCGTGCGAGAAACGGGCGGATTGTACGACAGTATCAAACCTGTTTCGCTCGGAGGCAACGGGTTTACCTTTGCTAACTATAATGCATATGATATGTTATACGTTATCCGCGAGGCGATCGCTTGTTATCAGAATAAAGAGTTCTGGCCCGAACTCGTAAAACGGGTCATGAACAGTGATTTCAGTTGGCAGCGCAGCGCGGGCGAGTATGAAAAACTGTATCGCTCCATGTTGCAGTAA